A stretch of the Denticeps clupeoides chromosome 6, fDenClu1.1, whole genome shotgun sequence genome encodes the following:
- the elnb gene encoding elastin b isoform X15: MEKEKTAAVLLLHVFLLLILSQRSQQGGVYIPTGGAGTGLGTGVGPGVGPGGLGVGAGGLGTGTGPLGGLGTGLRPGVGPGAGGVGYGFGGLGGPGTGLSGGSLGPGGVVPGVGGGLGTGLQPGLVSPGGVQPGGVVHGGFGPGGVTPGGVGTAGLGPGGVGPGTVGTGGVVPGGVRPGGLLPGGVGAGTLLKPPKTGGVYGGQGLGPGGIGPGGVGPGGVGVGGIGPGGVGPGGVGLGGVGPGGIGPGGVGPRGVAPGGLGPGGVGPGGIGLGVKPGKTGYGGAGIGPGGLGTGLGTGAFGPGVGPGGLVPGLVGPGGLVPGMVGSGGLVPGLLGPGGVGTGPGGVGQASGIKPGKTGLGAGALGAGGLGAGYRPGVLPQTGLPGSGVGTRTVGKTAGKTSKIPGVGVPGLYQGGIVPGQGFGGQGVLPGVVTGSGLTPQTGAGVLGQGGIGANGGRGGFSGQQLPGIFRGYPLISPKTGAAGSKSKPKASKAAKYGVGVGGLPGVGGIPGAGILPGPGGVPGIGGIPGVGAVPGVGGVPGMGGVPGVGGVPGVGGVPGVGGVPGGGGVPGLGGVPGIGGGSGVGGIAGGLLPGAGIGSLGAHGLPGSGLGVGALPGSGVIAGGLPGSALGAGALPGSGVGAIPGSGLGAGGLGGYAGAKARKYGGLGDTRSTGGLPGSGIGGVPGSALAAGGGVPGGGLVPGGVPGGGLLLGGVPGGGLVSGGVPGGGLVPGGVPGGGLVPGGVPGGGLVPGGVPGGGLVPGGVPGGGLVPGGVPGGYAGAKARKYGLLGGPGGTGLAGGLGALPGGGLGPGGTLPGQLPGQGLGPGGVPTGGLVPGGVPGGGLVPGGVPGGGLVPGGVPGGGLVPGGVPGGGLVPGGVPGGGLVPGGVPGGGLVPGGVPGGGLVPGGVPGGYAGAKARKYGLLGGAGGTGLAGGLGALPGGGLGPGGTLSGQLPGQGLGPGGVPTGGLVPGGVPGGYAGAKARKYGLLGGPGGTGLAGGLGALPGGGLGPGGTLPGQLPGQGLGPGGMLPGGLPGQGLGPGGVPTGGLVPGGVPGGGLVPGGVPGGGLVPGGVPGGGLLPGGVPGGGLVPGGVPGGYAGAKARKYGLLGGPGGTGLAGGLGALPGGGLGPGGTLPGQLPGQGLGPGGMLPGGLPGQGLGPGGVPTGGLVPGGVPGGGLVPGGVPGGGLVPGGVPGGGLVPGGVPGGGIVPGVVPGGYAGAKARKYGLLGGPGGTGLAGGLGALPGGGLGLGGTLPGQLPGQGLGPGGVPTGGLVPGGVPGGGLVPGGVPGGGLVPGGVPGGGLVPGGVPGGGFVPGGVPGGGLVPGGVPGGGLVPGGVPGGGLVPGGVPGGYAGAKARKYGLLGGPGGTGLAGGLGALPGGGLGSGGTLPGQLPGLGLGPGGVPRGGLVPGALPGGGLVPGALPGGGLGAGGIPGSGFVPGGLPGSGLGAGGLPGSGFGPGGAAVGGIVPGGYAGAKARKYGLQGGPGGTGLAGGLGALPGGGLRPAGTIPGGLPGSGLGPGGVPTGGLLPGGVPGGGLGPGGGLVPGGVAGGGIAPGGYAGAKARKYGLLGGPGGTGLAGGLGALPGAGFRPAGTLPGGLPGGGLGPGGVPGGGLLPGGVPGGGLGSGGVPGGGLVPGGAAGGGIVPGGYAGAKARKYGLLGGPGGTGLAGGLGALPGGGLGPGGTLPGGLPGSSLGPGGVPTGGLVPGGVPGSGLVPGSLRPGAGLGPGGVPGGYTNSKARKYGLLGGPGGTGLAGGLGGVPGGGLGPGGLGTAGLGTSGLATAGVPGGGVGLGGIPGSGLGPGGYPAGSKALKYVRGGFGVPGSGLGGGVGTGPGGTGTVAGGLGMRDLPGGGLGPGGQGIPAFGYGTGAGGYGPGSKAAKYGFGGVPAGGPGGVASTGQAGSLPGGSGGPGSVAGGPGGVPVAVPGLGTAGVLGGGGTVPGIGTGVGGVTGVGAALVPGANVSTPTSTRRPVTGVADGDTTPSNATRRPGVVTGDGTGTGPVIEGSGGAIGGGPGDGAGVTGGAVDGSLDGDGLVRVIGTGIPLLASEKPGGTRVPVPEIGAGVVRPSGDALPGTTPLKPPGFGGRVIAGRGDTPGTLEESPGGGDGGPGGVGISPTGKPPKVYQGTGGAGTLGFGGVGGIGTAGPIGTGGGTGIRYPTGAGVGLGVGKPGKVYAGAGAAGSLGGLPGSLGVGIGGPLGTGTGALGTGTGAFGGPAGTGFGGQGYGPSARKPHKSYGGPTGTGSVGGTGHSGVGVGPGGIGTSGVGIGPGGIGVGPGGVGIGPGGIGVGPGGIGVHPGGVGPGGVGVGPGGVAIGPGGVGVGPGGIGVHPGGVGVSPGGTGVGPGGNAGLGYGPGAVKPPKGYAGIGVPGTGGAGGLGVGPGGAGVGPGGAGGVRPGEGVAGPGSGTGDFDFQGSGSQDMEQELQSLEKQVMVQVPWVVKATSKGFLVQDMEVTNPTQDMVELEPEPQHSHLNSLKLPNMQAFRVSLEQEATEVALHAKTSTVCGREGSKEPGRRTDLMNNVVLLDDGECIFYNSARTIPFMCQMYLLFFNFLAFVFFTL; this comes from the exons atggagaaggagaagacaGCGGCTGTGTTGCTCCTGCATGTGTTTCTCCTCCTGATCCTCAGTCAGCGCTCACAGCAAGGAG GAGTGTACATACCTACTGGAGGAGCTGGAACTGGACTGGGAACTGGTGTGGGACCTGGGGTTGGTCCCGGAGGACTGGGAGTTGGTGCAGGAGGCCTTGGCACTGGAACTGGTCCATTAGGTGGACTAGGGACAGGTCTTAGGCCTGGTGTTGGacctggagcaggaggag TAGGCTATGGGTTTGGTGGCCTTGGAGGACCAGGGACAGGACTATCTGGTGGAAGTCTGGGACCTGGTGGTGTAGTACCTGGTGTAGGAG GGGGTCTAGGAACAGGACTTCAGCCAGGACTTGTCAGTCCTGGTGGTGTGCAACCCGGAGGTGTTGTTCATGGAGGCTTTGGACCTGGAGGTGTCACTCCTGGTGGAGTTGGTACTGCAGGATTGGGACCTGGTGGTGTTGGTCCAGGAACAGTTGGGACTGGTGGAGTTGTTCCTGGTGGAGTAAGACCTGGAGGCCTTCTTCCAGGGGGTGTTGGGGCAG GCACTCTTCTGAAGCCTCCTAAAACAG GTGGGGTATATGGTGGTCAGGGTCTGGGTCCAGGAGGAATCGGACCAGGTGGTGTTGGACCTGGAGGAGTTGGAGTTGGTGGTATCGGACCAGGAGGAGTTGGACCGGGTGGTGTTGGACTAGGAGGAGTGGGACCAGGTGGTATCGGACCAGGAGGAGTTGGACCACGTGGTGTTGCACCAGGAGGTCTTGGACCAGGTGGTGTTGGACCAGGAGGAATTGGATTAG GAGTGAAGCCTGGGAAAACAG GATATGGAGGTGCTGGAATTGGGCCTGGTGGGCTTGGAACTGGTTTGGGCACTGGTGCATTTGGGCCAGGTGTGGGCCCTGGAGGATTGGTACCTGGATTAGTTGGTCCTGGAGGATTGGTCCCTGGTATGGTTGGTTCTGGAGGATTGGTCCCTGGGTTACTGGGCCCTGGAGGTGTAGGTACTGGCCCTGGTGGTGTAGGACAAG CATCTGGTATAAAGCCTGGAAAAACAg GGCTTGGAGCTGGAGCATTGGGAGCTGGAGGTCTTGGTGCTGGATATAGACCTGGAG TCCTTCCACAAACTGGTCTTCCAGGCAGTGGAGTTGGGACAAGAACAGTAGGAAAGACTGCTGGAAAAACTTCAAAAATTCCAG GTGTTGGTGTACCTGGCCTTTATCAAGGTGGAATTGTTCCTGGTCAAG GTTTTGGTGGGCAGGGTGTTTTGCCTGGTGTGGTCACAGGATCTGGGCTTACACCACAAACCg GAGCTGGGGTTCTTGGTCAGGGTGGCATTGGAGCCAATG GTGGTCGAGGAGGCTTTTCAGGACAACAGCTCCCAGGAATCTTCCGTGGATACCCTTTAATTTCACCTAAAACTGGAG CTGCTGGATCTAAATCGAAGCCTAAAGCCAGCAAAGCTGCTAAATATG GTGTGGGTGTAGGTGGTTTACCAGGAGTGGGTGGAATACCTGGAGCAGGAATTCTTCCTGGGCCTGGTGGGGTTCCTGGAATTGGTGGCATTCCTGGAGTGGGTGCAGTACCAGGAGTTGGTGGTGTACCTGGAATGGGCGGAGTCCCTGGAGTGGGTGGTGTCCCTGGAGTGGGTGGAGTCCCAGGAGTTGGTGGTGTCCCTGGAGGGGGTGGTGTCCCTGGACTGGGCGGAGTCCCTGGGATTGGTGGAGGGTCAGGTGTTGGTGGCATTGCAGGAG GCTTACTACCTGGTGCTGGCATAGGAAGTCTTGGAGCTCATGGACTTCCTGGTTCTGGTCTTGGTGTGGGAGCACTTCCTGGGTCTGGAGTCATAGCTGGAGGACTCCCTGGTTCTGCACTTGGTGCAGGAGCACTTCCAGGTTCTGGCGTTGGAGCTATTCCTGGTTCTGGACTTGGTGCAGGAGGACTTGGAG GTTATGCCGGAGCAAAAGCCCGAAAGTATG GTGGTCTTGGTGATACACGTAGCACTGGAGGACTACCTGGTAGTGGAATTGGCGGTGTACCTGGCAGTGCCCTTGCAGCAGGAG GTGGAGTACCAGGAGGTGGGCTAGTACCAGGTGGAGTGCCAGGAGGTGGACTTTTACTGGGTGGAGTGCCAGGAGGTGGACTTGTATCGGGTGGAGTGCCAGGAGGTGGACTTGTACCGGGTGGAGTGCCAGGAGGTGGGCTTGTACCTGGTGGAGTGCCAGGAGGTGGGCTTGTACCTGGTGGAGTGCCAGGAGGTGGACTTGTACCTGGTGGAGTGCCAGGAGGTGGACTTGTACCTGGTGGAGTGCCAGGAG GTTATGCTGGTGCCAAAGCTCGAAAATATG GACTTCTGGGGGGGCCTGGTGGAACTGGATTAGCTGGAGGCTTAGGAGCACTTCCTGGTGGTGGTCTTGGACCAGGAGGCACGTTACCTGGACAATTACCAGGACAAGGCCTTGGACCAGGTGGTGTACCAACAGGTGGACTTGTACCAGGTGGAGTACCAGGAGGTGGGCTTGTACCAGGTGGAGTGCCAGGAGGTGGACTTGTACCGGGTGGAGTGCCAGGAGGTGGACTTGTTCCGGGTGGAGTGCCAGGAGGTGGACTTGTACCGGGTGGAGTGCCAGGAGGTGGGCTTGTACCTGGTGGAGTGCCAGGAGGTGGGCTTGTACCTGGTGGAGTGCCAGGAGGTGGGCTTGTACCTGGTGGAGTGCCAGGAG GTTATGCTGGAGCCAAAGCTCGAAAATATG GTCTTCTGGGGGGGGCTGGTGGAACTGGATTAGCTGGAGGCTTAGGAGCACTTCCTGGTGGTGGTCTTGGACCAGGAGGCACATTATCTGGACAATTACCAGGACAAGGGCTTGGACCAGGAGGTGTACCAACAGGTGGACTTGTACCGGGTGGAGTGCCAGGAG GTTATGCTGGAGCCAAAGCTCGAAAATATG GTCTTCTGGGGGGACCTGGTGGAACTGGATTAGCTGGAGGTTTAGGAGCACTTCCTGGTGGTGGTCTTGGACCAGGAGGCACGTTACCTGGACAATTACCAGGACAAGGGCTTGGACCAGGAGGCATGTTACCTGGAGGATTACCAGGACAAGGGCTTGGACCAGGAGGTGTACCAACAGGTGGACTTGTACCAGGTGGAGTACCAGGAGGTGGGCTAGTACCTGGTGGAGTGCCAGGAGGTGGACTTGTACCAGGTGGAGTGCCAGGAGGTGGACTTTTACCAGGTGGAGTGCCAGGAGGTGGACTTGTACCAGGTGGAGTGCCAGGAG GTTATGCTGGAGCCAAAGCTCGAAAATATG GTCTTCTGGGGGGACCTGGTGGAACTGGATTAGCTGGAGGCTTAGGAGCACTTCCTGGTGGTGGTCTTGGACCAGGAGGCACATTACCTGGACAATTACCAGGACAAGGGCTTGGACCAGGAGGCATGTTACCTGGAGGATTACCAGGACAAGGGCTTGGACCAGGAGGTGTACCAACAGGTGGACTTGTACCAGGTGGAGTACCAGGAGGTGGGCTAGTACCTGGTGGAGTGCCAGGAGGTGGACTTGTACCAGGTGGAGTGCCAGGAGGTGGACTTGTACCGGGTGGAGTACCAGGAGGTGGAATTGTACCAGGTGTAGTGCCAGGAG GTTATGCTGGAGCCAAAGCTCGAAAATATG GTCTTCTGGGGGGACCTGGTGGAACTGGATTAGCTGGAGGCTTAGGAGCACTTCCTGGTGGTGGTCTTGGACTAGGAGGCACGTTACCTGGACAATTACCAGGACAAGGGCTTGGACCAGGTGGTGTACCAACAGGTGGACTTGTACCAGGTGGAGTACCAGGAGGTGGGCTTGTACCAGGTGGAGTGCCAGGAGGTGGACTTGTACCAGGTGGAGTACCAGGAGGTGGGCTAGTACCTGGTGGAGTGCCAGGAGGTGGATTTGTACCAGGTGGAGTGCCAGGAGGTGGGCTAGTACCTGGTGGAGTGCCAGGAGGTGGACTTGTACCAGGTGGAGTGCCAGGAGGTGGACTTGTACCAGGTGGAGTGCCAGGAG GTTATGCTGGAGCCAAAGCTCGAAAATATG GTCTTCTGGGGGGGCCTGGTGGAACTGGATTAGCTGGAGGTTTAGGAGCACTTCCTGGTGGTGGTCTTGGATCAGGAGGCACGTTACCTGGACAATTACCAGGACTAGGGCTTGGACCAGGAGGTGTACCAAGAGGTGGACTTGTACCAGGTGCACTACCAGGAGGTGGACTTGTACCAGGTGCACTACCAGGAg GTGGTCTTGGAGCAGGAGGCATCCCAGGAAGTGGATTTGTACCAGGTGGATTACCAGGATCTGGACTTGGAGCAGGTGGATTACCAGGATCTGGATTTGGACCTGGTGGAGCTGCAGTAGGTGGAATTGTACCCGGAG GTTATGCTGGTGCCAAAGCTCGGAAATACG GTCTCCAAGGAGGACCTGGTGGAACTGGATTAGCTGGAGGTTTAGGAGCACTTCCTGGTGGTGGCCTTCGACCAGCAGGCACTATACCTGGAGGATTACCAGGAAGTGGCCTTGGACCAGGAGGTGTACCAACAGGTGGACTTCTACCAGGTGGAGTGCCAGGAG GTGGTCTTGGACCAGGAGGTGGACTTGTACCAGGTGGAGTTGCAGGAGGTGGAATTGCACCAGGAG GTTATGCTGGTGCCAAAGCTCGGAAATACG GTCTTCTGGGTGGACCTGGTGGAACTGGATTAGCTGGAGGTTTAGGAGCACTTCCTGGTGCTGGTTTTAGACCAGCAGGCACTTTACCTGGAGGATTACCAGGAGGTGGACTTGGACCAGGAGGTGTACCAGGAGGTGGACTTCTACCAGGTGGAGTCCCAGGAG GTGGTCTTGGATCAGGAGGTGTCCCAGGAGGTGGACTTGTAccaggtggagctgcaggaggtGGAATTGTACCAGGAG GTTATGCTGGTGCCAAAGCTCGAAAATATG GTCTTCTGGGGGGGCCTGGTGGAACTGGATTAGCTGGTGGTTTAGGAGCACTTCCTGGTGGTGGTCTTGGACCAGGAGGCACTTTACCTGGAGGATTACCAGGAAGCAGCCTTGGACCAGGAGGTGTACCAACAGGTGGGCTTGTACCAGGTGGAGTAccaggaagtggacttgtaccAG GCAGTCTTAGACCAGGTGCTGGGCTTGGACCAGGTGGAGTTCCAGGAG GATACACTAATTCCAAAGCCCGGAAATATG GTCTACTAGGTGGGCCTGGGGGAACTGGATTAGCTGGAGGCTTGGGAGGGGTGCCTGGTGGTGGTCTTGGCCCGGGGGGTCTTGGAACGGCAGGACTTGGAACAAGTGGTCTTGCAACAGCAGGAGTACCAGGAGGAGGTGTTGGACTAGGTGGTATCCCTGGAAGTGGGCTTGGTCCAGGAG GATATCCAGCAGGATctaaagcattaaaatatg TGCGTGGCGGTTTTGGAGTTCCTGGTTCCGGATTAGGTGGGGGAGTTGGAACAGGGCCAGGTGGAACAGGGACTGTTGCTGGAGGACTTGGAATGAGAGACTTGCCTGGAGGTGGTTTAGGACCTGGAGGTCAAGGCATACCTGCATTTGGATATGGAACTGGTGCTGGAG GGTATGGTCCTGGCTCGAAAGCTGCTAAATATG GATTTGGTGGAGTACCTGCTGGAGGACCAGGGGGTGTTGCCAGTACTGGACAAGCTG GCAGTCTGCCTGGAGGTTCTGGCGGGCCAGGGTCCGTGGCTGGTGGCCCAGGTGGTGTACCAGTAGCAGTGCCAG GACTGGGCACAGCAGGGGTGCTTGGGggaggagggactgtccctggaataGGAACTGGAGTTGGAG GTGTGACAGGTGTAGGTGCAGCTCTAGTTCCAGGAGCAAATGTCAGCACCCCCACATCTACAAGAAGACCTGTAACAGGAGTGGCAGATGGAG ACACAACCCCTTCAAATGCAACTAGGAGACCTGGAGTTGTGACAGGCGACGGGACAGGAACCGGCCCTG TGATTGAGGGCTCTGGAGGCGCAATTGGGGGAGGTCCTGGGGATG GTGCTGGTGTGACTGGTGGTGCAGTTGATGGGAGCCTGGATGGTGATGGCTTGGTCAGAGTAATTGGAACAGGAATACCTCTCCTTGCTAGTGAAAAACCAG GCGGAACAAGAGTTCCAGTACCTGAGA TTGGAGCTGGAGTTGTACGTCCTAGTG gggATGCCTTGCCTGGAACAACACCACTGAAACCTCCAG GTTTTGGAGGAAGAGTGATAGCTGGAAGGGGTGATACCCCAGGCACTTTGGAAGAAAGCCCtggtggaggtgatggaggTCCAGGTGGAGTTGGCATTAGTCCTACAGGAAAACCTCCTAAag TCTATCAGGGTACTGGTGGAGCAGGAACTCTGGGCTTTGGAGGAGTAGGTGGCATAGGAACTGCAGGTCCTATTGGAACTGGTGGGGGTACAG GCATTAGGTATCCAACAGGAGCTGGTGTGGGTCTTGGTGTTGGAAAGCCAGGAAAAG TTTATGCAGGAGCTGGGGCTGCTGGTTCATTGGGTGGCCTACCTGGAAGCCTAGGGGTTGGTATAGGAGGTCCACTTGGTACAGGGACAGGTGCTTTAGGTACTGGAACAGGAGCATTTGGTGGACCTGCAGGGACTGGATTTGGGG GTCAGGGCTATGGTCCAAGTGCAAGAAAGCCGCATAAAA gcTACGGAGGACCAACTGGAACAGGAAGTGTTGGCGGCACTGGCCATAGTGGAGTTGGGGTAGGTCCTGGTGGGATTGGAACTAGTGGGGTGGGAATAGGACCTGGAGGAATCGGAGTAGGGCCTGGTGGAGTTGGAATTGGTCCTGGAGGAATCGGAGTAGGTCCTGGAGGAATTGGAGTACATCCTGGAGGAGTTGGTCCTGGAGGAGTTGGAGTTGGACCTGGTGGAGTTGCCATTGGACCTGGAGGAGTTGGAGTTGGTCCAGGAGGTATCGGAGTACATCCTGGTGGAGTTGGTGTCAGCCCTGGTGGAACTGGAGTAGGTCCTGGTGGAAATGCAG gtCTGGGATATGGCCCTGGTGCAGTGAAACCCCCCAAAG GCTATGCTGGTATAGGCGTTCCAGGGACAGGTGGAGCTGGTGGACTTGGAGTAGgtcctggaggagctggtgtaggtcctggaggagctgggggTGTGCGACCAGGTGAGGGTGTAGCAGGACCTGGAAGTGGAACTGGAG ATTTTGATTTTCAGGGCTCAGGTTCCCAGGATATGGAGCAGGAGCTACAAAGCCTGGAAAAACAG GTTATGGTGCAGGTGCCCTGGGTAGTCAAGGCTACCAGCAag GGGTTTCTGGTACAGGATATGGAAGTTACCAACCCTACCCAG GATATGGTGGAACTGGAGCCGGAACCCCAGCACTCTCACCTCAACAGT CTAAAGCTGCCAAATATGCAGGCCTTCAGGGTTTCCTTGGAGCAGGAGGCTACAGAG GTGGCGCTGCATGCCAAGACAAGTACTGTGTGCGGCAGAGAAGGAAGTAAAGAGCCCGGAAGAAGAACTGACCTCATGAACAACGTGGTGCTACTGGATGATGgagaatgtattttttacaacTCAGCCAGAACGATCCCATTCATGTGCCAAATGTATTTActgttttttaactttttagcttttgttttctttaccCTGTAA